In a genomic window of Rhizobium sp. CIAT894:
- a CDS encoding DHA2 family efflux MFS transporter permease subunit, with translation MLKRAEPARPDGAPAIVWIGFIAMCIGMFMAILDVQVVATSLPTIQSALDIGPDQMSWIQTAYLIAEVVAIPLTGLLTRLLTMRWLFVAAIGLFVTASAGCAASSSFSELVAWRVLQGFSGGTLIPSVFSAVFILFPNERQALATTIAGVLAVLAPTVGPIVGGWLTETYSWHWLFLINILPGIASAILAARFLPRQAADSSELRHLDGLSLVLMAAALTSLELSLKEAPTSGWASAYVLSLLAVCLVSGGAFVGRSLRRRRPIVDLGNFADRNFLVGSTLSFVLGIGLFGSVYLMPVFLAFVRGHDALEIGMTMLVTGIAQLITAPIAVALEKRMDARLLSAAGFALFAVGVAMSAFQDPRSDYDAMFWPQIVRGVAIMFCLLPPTRLALGTLPPDRIPDASGLFNLMRNLGGAIGIALIDTIIYTRSEPLGQGLWARLQAGDIAAAAFVGAPAEIISGHSGSFDTDATALLDPLVQTAASVQAINEAWMVIAVLTGCALLSVPFARRPAPT, from the coding sequence ATGCTGAAACGAGCTGAGCCTGCCCGTCCCGACGGAGCGCCCGCCATCGTCTGGATCGGCTTCATCGCCATGTGCATCGGCATGTTCATGGCGATCCTCGATGTCCAGGTCGTGGCGACATCGCTGCCGACCATCCAGTCGGCGCTGGATATCGGCCCGGATCAGATGAGCTGGATACAGACCGCCTATCTCATCGCCGAAGTGGTGGCGATCCCGCTGACCGGCCTGTTGACGCGGCTGCTGACGATGCGATGGCTGTTCGTCGCCGCCATCGGTCTGTTCGTGACGGCTTCGGCCGGCTGCGCGGCCAGCAGCAGCTTCAGCGAACTGGTCGCCTGGCGGGTGCTTCAGGGCTTTTCCGGCGGAACCCTGATCCCCTCGGTGTTTTCAGCCGTATTCATCCTGTTCCCCAATGAGCGGCAGGCGCTGGCGACGACGATCGCCGGCGTGCTGGCGGTGCTGGCGCCGACCGTCGGGCCGATCGTCGGCGGATGGCTGACCGAGACCTATTCCTGGCACTGGCTGTTCCTGATCAACATCCTTCCGGGCATCGCCTCGGCCATCCTGGCAGCGCGCTTCCTGCCGAGGCAGGCGGCCGACTCCTCCGAACTCAGGCATCTCGACGGTCTGTCGCTTGTGCTCATGGCCGCGGCGCTGACGAGCCTGGAACTCAGCCTGAAAGAGGCGCCGACCAGCGGCTGGGCCTCGGCCTATGTCCTCAGCCTGCTGGCCGTCTGCCTTGTGTCGGGCGGCGCTTTCGTAGGCCGATCGCTGCGCCGGCGCCGGCCGATCGTCGATCTCGGCAATTTCGCAGATCGTAACTTTCTCGTCGGCTCGACCTTAAGCTTCGTGCTCGGCATCGGCCTGTTCGGCTCGGTCTATCTGATGCCGGTCTTTCTCGCTTTCGTCAGGGGCCACGATGCGCTCGAAATCGGCATGACCATGCTGGTCACCGGCATCGCGCAGCTGATCACCGCACCGATCGCGGTGGCGCTGGAGAAGCGCATGGATGCACGGCTGCTCTCGGCCGCCGGTTTCGCCTTGTTTGCGGTCGGCGTCGCAATGAGCGCCTTTCAGGATCCCCGTTCGGATTACGATGCGATGTTCTGGCCGCAGATCGTGCGCGGCGTCGCCATCATGTTCTGCCTGCTGCCGCCGACGCGGCTGGCGCTCGGCACGCTTCCGCCCGATCGCATTCCCGATGCCAGCGGTCTTTTCAACCTGATGCGCAATCTCGGCGGCGCCATCGGCATCGCCCTGATCGACACCATCATCTACACCCGCTCGGAACCGCTGGGCCAAGGCCTCTGGGCACGCCTCCAGGCCGGCGATATCGCGGCTGCGGCATTCGTCGGCGCCCCTGCCGAAATCATATCTGGCCATAGCGGCAGTTTCGATACGGATGCCACGGCGCTGCTCGATCCGCTGGTCCAGACCGCGGCCAGCGTCCAGGCGATCAACGAAGCCTGGATGGTCATCGCCGTCCTCACCGGCTGCGCCCTGCTCTCGGTGCCCTTCGCCAGGCGGCCGGCGCCGACGTGA
- a CDS encoding cellobiose phosphorylase, protein MAQDLTRSFQMPRREQLGLLTIANGSGLSISALPNGTLFAIEYADDKGAVQINQIQGSPLFGGIGRLYLRVGGKRPDVVEIVGPGADGGFGHDATSFSWSGEAGDIGYNVRLALHPSETAWFWRVSVRHLKDVAVPVDVVLMQDVGLGDRGFLMNSEAYASQYVDHHIANHRIFGPVVMNRQNLKQGGGRNPWLVQGCLDGAAAYATDAIQLVQAKDRLGDLLVGPFGTCLPSERRQQETACPAIQSKSLSGPASGATATFFAIFAADHPEASDDADLLRLDGLAGLEGAADDLAETAPLRSLLQDAALLKVEPLDKKAIGQLYPQRSLEEHADGKLLSFFVPDGALNRHVVLREKELLVARRHGAIVRSGQNMLLDDRTLAATCWMQGIFAAQLTIGNTSFHKLFSVSRDPYNLTRASGLRIMADVGAGWQLLAVPSAFEMGLSDCRWIYKCTDRTITVTAVASGEDAAMQWTVSVEGKPCRFLVFGHVVLGEREYDAGGQIEFDPARKRISFRPDPAWLWGERYPDAGYWLVSSTPDAIEEIGGDELLYTDGIARDGAFVALRSRPTQAFSFAVVGSMTDAEEAERLAERYEAGVSDEAMLAPASTFWRNAVRGLAIASPSPDLAAQATLLPWLAHDAIVHLSVPHGLEQYTGAAWGTRDACQGPIEFLLAYEHDREAKEVLKTVFSEQYLKDGDWPQWFMLEPYANIRAGDSHGDIVVWPLKALCDYIEATGDLAVLDEKVSWRDEKTMQKSEKASSIAIHVEKLLDTVRERFIPGTHLIRYGEGDWNDSLQPADPHLRDWMVSSWTVALLYEQIVRYSAIQRRLGHGEKAKSLRKIATAMRRDFNRHLIRDGVVAGYGIFDPAHAGVELLLHPSDRRTGLSFSLISMTQAMLGRLFTPAQRQDHMKLIRKHLLFPDGVRLMEKPATYAGGPETLFRRAESSSFFGREIGLMYVHAHLRYCETLALDAEADELWKAISVVNPIAVTTALPHASLRQRNTYFSSSDAAFHDRYQAAAEWQRVKAGKIAVDGGWRIYSSGPGLYTRSFVENILGFKRRFGRRRRKPLLPEIHASVDLQTDHAAWRRLKPKPQA, encoded by the coding sequence ATGGCCCAGGACCTTACCCGCAGTTTTCAGATGCCCCGGCGCGAACAACTTGGCCTGTTGACGATCGCCAACGGTTCCGGCCTGTCGATATCGGCGCTGCCGAACGGCACGCTGTTTGCCATCGAATATGCCGACGACAAGGGAGCGGTGCAGATCAATCAGATCCAGGGCTCGCCTTTGTTCGGCGGCATCGGCCGGCTTTATCTGCGCGTCGGTGGCAAAAGGCCCGATGTCGTCGAAATTGTCGGGCCGGGCGCCGATGGCGGCTTCGGCCACGATGCGACGAGCTTTTCCTGGAGCGGCGAAGCCGGCGATATCGGCTACAACGTCCGTCTGGCGCTTCATCCCTCCGAAACGGCCTGGTTCTGGCGGGTATCCGTCCGGCATCTCAAGGATGTAGCGGTACCGGTGGATGTGGTGCTGATGCAGGATGTCGGTCTGGGCGATCGCGGCTTCCTGATGAACAGCGAAGCCTATGCCTCGCAATATGTCGATCACCACATCGCCAATCACCGGATATTCGGCCCTGTGGTGATGAACCGGCAAAATCTCAAACAGGGCGGCGGCCGCAATCCCTGGCTCGTTCAGGGCTGCCTGGATGGGGCGGCGGCCTATGCCACGGATGCGATCCAGCTGGTGCAGGCGAAAGACCGTCTCGGCGATCTGCTGGTCGGCCCCTTCGGCACCTGCCTGCCGAGCGAACGGCGGCAGCAGGAGACGGCCTGCCCGGCCATCCAGTCGAAATCGCTCTCCGGTCCGGCAAGCGGCGCGACTGCGACCTTCTTCGCCATCTTCGCCGCCGATCATCCCGAGGCGTCTGATGATGCCGACCTGTTACGGCTCGATGGGCTTGCGGGCCTGGAGGGCGCCGCCGACGATCTCGCTGAGACGGCGCCGCTCCGCAGCCTGCTCCAGGATGCTGCTTTGCTGAAGGTCGAACCGCTGGACAAAAAGGCGATTGGCCAGCTCTATCCCCAGCGGAGTCTGGAGGAGCACGCCGACGGAAAGCTGCTTTCGTTTTTCGTGCCGGACGGCGCTTTGAACCGCCACGTCGTCCTGCGTGAAAAGGAACTTTTGGTGGCGCGCCGCCACGGCGCGATCGTGCGCAGCGGTCAGAACATGCTGCTCGACGATAGGACACTTGCCGCCACCTGCTGGATGCAGGGCATTTTCGCCGCGCAGCTGACGATCGGCAACACCTCCTTCCACAAGCTCTTTTCCGTCTCCCGCGACCCCTACAACCTGACGCGCGCCAGTGGCTTGCGCATCATGGCCGATGTCGGCGCCGGCTGGCAGTTGCTGGCGGTGCCGTCGGCTTTCGAAATGGGCCTCAGCGACTGCCGCTGGATCTACAAGTGCACGGACCGCACGATCACCGTAACGGCGGTCGCTTCCGGCGAGGATGCGGCGATGCAATGGACCGTGTCCGTCGAGGGCAAGCCCTGCCGCTTCCTGGTGTTCGGTCATGTCGTGCTCGGCGAGCGCGAATATGATGCCGGCGGGCAGATCGAATTCGATCCCGCGCGCAAACGAATTTCCTTCCGGCCGGATCCTGCCTGGCTCTGGGGCGAGCGTTATCCCGATGCTGGCTATTGGCTGGTGAGTTCGACGCCCGATGCCATCGAAGAGATCGGCGGCGACGAACTGCTTTATACCGACGGCATTGCCCGCGACGGCGCCTTCGTCGCCCTGCGCTCCCGGCCGACGCAGGCGTTCTCCTTTGCCGTCGTCGGCTCGATGACCGATGCTGAAGAAGCCGAGCGGCTGGCAGAGCGTTACGAAGCCGGCGTCAGCGACGAAGCCATGCTGGCGCCGGCCTCGACATTCTGGCGCAACGCCGTGCGCGGCCTGGCGATCGCCAGCCCTTCGCCCGATCTTGCCGCGCAGGCGACGCTGCTGCCCTGGCTCGCGCATGACGCCATCGTGCATCTGAGCGTGCCGCACGGCCTCGAGCAATATACCGGTGCCGCCTGGGGCACACGCGATGCCTGCCAGGGCCCGATCGAATTCCTGCTCGCCTACGAGCATGATCGTGAGGCCAAAGAGGTGCTGAAAACCGTCTTCAGCGAACAATATCTGAAAGACGGCGACTGGCCGCAATGGTTCATGCTGGAGCCCTATGCCAATATCCGGGCGGGCGACAGCCATGGCGATATCGTCGTCTGGCCGCTGAAGGCGCTCTGCGACTATATCGAAGCGACCGGCGATCTCGCCGTCCTCGACGAGAAGGTCTCGTGGCGCGACGAAAAGACCATGCAGAAGTCTGAGAAGGCGAGCTCTATTGCCATCCACGTGGAAAAGCTGCTCGATACCGTCCGCGAACGCTTCATCCCGGGAACGCATCTGATCCGCTATGGCGAGGGAGACTGGAACGACTCGCTACAGCCGGCCGATCCGCATCTGCGCGACTGGATGGTCAGCAGCTGGACCGTTGCCCTGCTCTATGAGCAAATCGTCCGTTACTCCGCAATCCAGCGCCGCCTCGGCCATGGCGAAAAGGCCAAGTCGCTCAGGAAGATCGCAACGGCGATGCGCCGGGATTTCAACCGCCATCTCATCCGTGACGGCGTCGTGGCCGGCTACGGCATCTTCGATCCCGCCCATGCCGGCGTCGAATTGCTGCTGCATCCGAGCGACCGGCGCACCGGCCTCTCTTTCTCGCTGATCTCGATGACGCAGGCAATGCTCGGCCGGCTGTTCACGCCGGCGCAGAGACAGGATCATATGAAGCTGATCAGGAAGCATCTGCTCTTTCCCGACGGTGTGCGGCTGATGGAAAAGCCCGCGACCTATGCCGGCGGACCCGAGACGCTGTTTCGCCGCGCCGAATCCTCCTCCTTCTTCGGCCGTGAGATCGGGCTGATGTATGTGCATGCGCATCTGCGCTACTGCGAAACGCTGGCGCTCGATGCCGAGGCGGATGAGCTCTGGAAAGCAATATCAGTCGTCAATCCGATTGCCGTCACCACGGCCCTGCCGCATGCCTCGCTGCGTCAGCGCAACACCTATTTCAGCAGCAGCGATGCGGCTTTCCATGACCGCTATCAGGCCGCGGCCGAATGGCAGCGCGTCAAGGCGGGCAAGATTGCCGTCGACGGCGGATGGCGCATCTATTCGAGTGGGCCCGGGCTCTACACCCGGAGCTTCGTCGAAAATATCCTGGGCTTCAAACGGCGCTTCGGCCGGCGCAGACGCAAGCCGCTGCTGCCGGAGATTCACGCCTCCGTCGATCTGCAGACCGATCACGCCGCCTGGCGGCGGTTGAAGCCGAAGCCGCAGGCCTGA
- a CDS encoding FadR/GntR family transcriptional regulator, producing MTDRDNAVFNMMRQPPNLRSGLADTLMAQIESGDLKPGQRLPTEQAIMRATGVSRTIVREALATLRAKGLITTRQGLGAFVSNDPMARSFSIIPNDLQSIDDVLRVLELRIGVEYEAAGLAALRRRQEDLDRMQDRLDALDKALEEGGYGAQEDYAFHRSILVATQNSYYSRLFDTFGDIMVPRQWARLDKMTVTERKRHAARMRREHHAIFTAIRNGDEAAARRAIRSHLSKSTARFEELRDASTSS from the coding sequence ATGACGGACAGGGACAACGCGGTCTTCAACATGATGCGCCAGCCGCCCAACCTGCGCAGCGGCCTTGCCGACACGCTGATGGCGCAGATCGAGTCCGGCGATCTGAAGCCCGGTCAGCGCCTGCCGACCGAACAGGCGATCATGCGGGCGACCGGCGTCAGCCGGACGATCGTTCGCGAAGCGCTCGCCACGCTGCGCGCCAAGGGGCTGATCACCACGCGGCAAGGACTTGGGGCTTTCGTCTCGAACGACCCGATGGCGAGATCCTTCTCGATCATTCCGAACGACCTGCAGTCGATCGACGACGTGCTGCGCGTGCTGGAGCTGCGTATCGGGGTCGAATATGAAGCCGCCGGTCTTGCCGCGCTGCGGCGCAGGCAGGAGGACCTCGACCGCATGCAGGATCGGCTCGATGCCCTCGACAAGGCGCTCGAAGAGGGCGGATACGGCGCACAGGAGGACTACGCCTTCCACCGGTCCATTCTGGTCGCGACCCAGAATTCCTATTACAGTCGCCTGTTCGATACGTTCGGCGACATCATGGTGCCGCGGCAATGGGCGCGCCTGGACAAGATGACGGTGACCGAGCGCAAGCGTCATGCGGCGCGCATGCGCCGGGAACATCACGCCATATTCACGGCGATCCGCAACGGCGACGAGGCCGCCGCGCGCCGCGCCATCCGCAGCCACCTGTCGAAGAGCACCGCCCGCTTCGAAGAGCTGCGCGACGCCAGCACGTCGTCGTGA
- the kduD gene encoding 2-dehydro-3-deoxy-D-gluconate 5-dehydrogenase KduD, which translates to MSAVANPFDLTGRTAVVTGANTGIGQAIAAALAEAGAAIVAVGRSSMDETEALVRAAGSRFHVVKADLGTIQPVKGIVEETIKTFGGLDILVNNAGIIRRADALDFTEEDWDAVIDVNLKTAFFLSQAAGRHMVEKGRGKIINIASLLSFQGGIRIPSYTASKSGLAGLTKLLACEWAGKGVNVNAIAPGYFVTNNTTALREDADRNAAILSRIPAGRWGTPAELGGAAVFLASAASDYVHGTVLPVDGGWLAR; encoded by the coding sequence GTGAGCGCCGTGGCCAATCCCTTCGACCTCACAGGCCGGACTGCCGTCGTCACCGGCGCCAATACCGGCATCGGCCAGGCGATTGCCGCCGCACTGGCCGAGGCCGGTGCGGCGATCGTCGCCGTCGGGCGCTCCTCGATGGACGAAACCGAGGCGCTGGTGAGAGCTGCGGGCAGTCGCTTCCACGTCGTCAAGGCCGATCTCGGCACGATCCAGCCGGTCAAGGGGATCGTCGAGGAGACGATCAAGACCTTCGGCGGCCTCGACATCCTCGTCAACAATGCCGGCATCATCCGCCGCGCCGATGCGCTCGACTTCACCGAGGAAGACTGGGACGCGGTGATCGACGTCAATCTGAAGACGGCCTTCTTCCTGTCGCAGGCGGCCGGCCGCCACATGGTCGAGAAGGGCAGGGGCAAGATCATCAACATCGCCTCGCTGCTCTCCTTCCAGGGCGGCATTCGCATCCCGTCCTATACCGCCTCGAAAAGCGGTCTGGCCGGATTGACCAAGCTGCTTGCCTGCGAATGGGCCGGCAAGGGCGTCAACGTCAACGCCATCGCGCCGGGTTACTTCGTCACCAACAATACCACGGCGCTGCGCGAGGATGCCGACCGCAACGCCGCCATCCTTTCGCGTATTCCGGCCGGACGCTGGGGAACGCCTGCCGAACTCGGCGGCGCTGCCGTGTTCCTGGCATCGGCGGCCTCCGATTACGTGCATGGAACGGTGCTGCCAGTCGATGGCGGCTGGCTGGCGCGCTGA
- the kduI gene encoding 5-dehydro-4-deoxy-D-glucuronate isomerase, which yields MQIDVRHASHPEAVRNFDTETLRRHFLVETIFEGGEIRLTYSHYDRMVIGGAAPLGAGLTLTAPTAIGQETFLAERELGALNIGGAGRIIVDGTSYDLAKYDCLYAGKGAKDIRFESADAANPAKFYLVSTPAHQTHPTVLLTREKARHLTPGEAATANKRSIYQFIHPDVCQSCQLTLGFTMIEPGSVWNTMPAHTHDRRMEAYLYFDLETDQRVFHFMGEPQQTRHMLVANEQAVISPPWSIHSGAGTKNYSFIWAMAGDNKSFTDMDHIAIADLR from the coding sequence ATGCAGATCGACGTGAGACATGCCTCCCATCCCGAGGCTGTGCGCAATTTCGACACCGAAACGCTGCGGCGTCACTTTCTGGTCGAGACCATCTTCGAAGGCGGCGAGATCCGGCTCACCTATTCCCATTACGACCGCATGGTCATCGGCGGTGCCGCACCGCTCGGCGCCGGTCTGACGCTGACGGCGCCGACGGCGATCGGGCAGGAAACCTTCCTGGCCGAGCGTGAACTCGGCGCGCTGAACATCGGCGGCGCCGGCCGCATCATCGTCGACGGCACCAGCTACGATCTTGCCAAATATGATTGCCTCTATGCCGGCAAGGGCGCCAAGGACATCCGCTTCGAGAGCGCCGATGCCGCCAATCCGGCAAAGTTCTATCTGGTCTCGACGCCCGCGCATCAGACGCATCCGACCGTGCTGCTCACCCGCGAAAAGGCCCGCCACCTGACGCCGGGCGAAGCCGCCACGGCCAACAAGCGGTCGATCTACCAGTTCATCCATCCTGATGTCTGCCAGTCCTGCCAGCTCACTCTCGGCTTCACCATGATCGAGCCGGGCAGCGTCTGGAACACCATGCCGGCCCATACGCATGACCGCCGCATGGAAGCCTATCTCTATTTCGATCTCGAAACCGACCAGCGTGTCTTCCACTTCATGGGTGAGCCGCAGCAGACCCGGCATATGCTCGTCGCCAACGAGCAGGCGGTCATCTCGCCGCCCTGGTCGATCCATTCGGGCGCCGGCACCAAGAATTACAGCTTCATCTGGGCGATGGCCGGCGACAATAAGAGCTTCACCGACATGGATCACATCGCCATTGCGGATCTGAGGTGA
- a CDS encoding DUF1127 domain-containing protein, translating to MNVARSFNNWRKYRQTVAELGRMSARELDDLGIGRGDIRNVARAAIAR from the coding sequence ATGAACGTAGCACGCTCTTTCAACAACTGGCGCAAGTACCGTCAGACGGTCGCTGAACTGGGCCGTATGTCCGCGCGCGAACTGGACGACCTCGGCATCGGCCGCGGCGACATCCGCAACGTCGCGCGCGCCGCCATCGCCCGCTAA
- a CDS encoding 3'-5' exonuclease codes for MSVHRDSQLDMFAKASPAIAKARAPSRGRPLQPGAHCEEDMARTLEESGNYRILRKLTARPIASVRRPEFSRLGVILDTETTGLSHRSDEIIEIGAVAFTFDDDGRIGDVVGIYGGLQQPSRPIPPEITRLTGITDAMVEGQLIDIRSLSALIQPADLIIAHNAGFDRPFCEAFSTIFAGKAWACSVSEIDWSARGFEGTKLGYLVGQAGYFHEGHRAVDDCHALLEILDRQQRDGESPFAELYRASQRSRIRIFAEHSPFEMKDHLKARGYRWSDGSDGRLKSWWIEVGEDDLGDELSYLRSEIYRWKEAEPPTVRLTAFDRFKL; via the coding sequence ATGAGCGTGCACAGAGATTCGCAACTCGACATGTTTGCCAAGGCATCGCCGGCGATCGCCAAGGCGCGCGCTCCATCGCGTGGGCGGCCGTTACAGCCGGGCGCCCATTGCGAAGAAGACATGGCGCGCACGCTCGAGGAAAGCGGCAATTATCGCATCTTGAGAAAACTGACCGCCCGGCCGATTGCCTCGGTCAGGCGGCCGGAGTTTTCGCGGCTCGGCGTCATTCTCGATACCGAAACGACAGGTCTCAGCCACCGCAGCGACGAGATCATCGAAATCGGCGCGGTCGCCTTCACCTTCGACGATGATGGCAGGATCGGCGATGTCGTCGGCATCTATGGCGGTCTGCAGCAGCCGTCGCGGCCGATCCCGCCCGAGATTACCCGGCTGACCGGCATCACCGATGCGATGGTCGAAGGACAGCTCATCGACATCAGGTCGTTGAGCGCCCTGATCCAGCCGGCCGATCTGATCATCGCCCACAATGCCGGTTTCGACCGGCCGTTCTGCGAGGCTTTCTCGACCATATTCGCCGGCAAGGCATGGGCCTGTTCGGTGTCGGAGATCGACTGGAGCGCCCGCGGCTTCGAGGGCACCAAGCTCGGTTATCTCGTCGGCCAGGCCGGTTATTTCCATGAGGGCCATCGCGCAGTGGACGATTGCCACGCACTGCTGGAAATCCTCGATCGGCAACAGCGCGACGGTGAAAGCCCATTCGCCGAACTCTACCGCGCCAGCCAGCGCTCGCGCATCCGCATCTTTGCCGAACACAGCCCGTTCGAGATGAAGGACCATTTGAAGGCGAGGGGCTATCGCTGGTCGGACGGAAGCGACGGCCGCCTGAAATCCTGGTGGATCGAAGTCGGCGAAGACGATCTCGGCGACGAGCTTTCCTATCTGCGCTCGGAAATTTACCGCTGGAAAGAGGCGGAGCCACCGACCGTGCGGCTGACGGCCTTCGATCGCTTCAAACTCTGA
- a CDS encoding NAD(P)/FAD-dependent oxidoreductase — protein MPGDNGKSAEEDVVIIGAGAAGIAAARRLQETRPDLSILLLEAGDRLGGRAWTVGLPESEIGLDLGCGWLHGARTNAWTGIAGEVGLTVDRTPAPWNGGRQLERDDADRDAAQDAIGAYFERLDSHEGDDTDLAAMLEPDNAWNGQIRAIGTYITGAELERSSVVDYNKYDPGPGPDWRVRQGYGRLISLYGGPVPARLGTEVRRIDHRPAGRVGIETNRGLLSARAVLLTVSTNVLAAGRITFDPPLPEKIEAAARLPLGLADKLFLGLAHPQALPADTHMLGSLSRGATGTYQLRPLGAPVVEAYFAGDLAHDLEREGGEAAFSFAADELAAQFGADIRKQLSVAAISAWAATPHIGGSYSYAEPGASDLRGVLAAPHDERIFFAGEACSRARYSTAHGAYETGVAAADLIAGSLSKNQ, from the coding sequence ATGCCTGGTGACAACGGCAAGAGTGCCGAGGAGGATGTCGTCATCATCGGCGCCGGCGCCGCCGGCATTGCCGCCGCGCGCCGCCTGCAGGAAACTCGCCCGGATCTTTCCATCCTGCTGCTTGAGGCCGGCGATCGTCTCGGCGGCCGTGCCTGGACGGTCGGGCTGCCTGAATCCGAGATCGGGCTCGATCTCGGCTGCGGCTGGCTGCACGGCGCGCGGACCAATGCCTGGACTGGTATCGCCGGCGAGGTCGGACTGACCGTCGACCGCACGCCTGCCCCCTGGAATGGCGGCCGGCAGCTCGAGCGGGATGACGCTGACCGCGATGCCGCGCAGGATGCCATCGGCGCCTATTTCGAACGCCTCGACAGCCATGAGGGCGATGACACCGATCTGGCCGCGATGCTCGAACCCGATAATGCCTGGAACGGCCAGATCCGGGCGATCGGCACCTATATCACCGGCGCCGAACTGGAACGCTCGTCGGTCGTCGACTATAACAAATACGATCCCGGCCCCGGCCCCGACTGGCGGGTGCGCCAGGGCTATGGCAGGCTGATCTCGCTTTACGGCGGGCCGGTTCCGGCAAGGCTCGGCACGGAGGTGAGGCGCATCGACCACCGCCCTGCCGGCCGGGTCGGCATCGAGACGAACCGCGGTCTGCTGAGTGCCCGCGCGGTGCTGCTGACCGTTTCGACGAATGTGCTTGCCGCCGGCAGGATCACGTTCGACCCTCCTCTGCCCGAGAAGATCGAGGCAGCCGCCCGTCTGCCGCTCGGGCTTGCCGACAAGCTCTTCCTCGGGCTTGCGCATCCGCAGGCGCTGCCGGCCGATACCCATATGCTCGGCTCCCTCAGCCGCGGCGCGACCGGCACCTATCAGCTCCGGCCGCTCGGCGCTCCCGTCGTCGAAGCCTATTTTGCCGGCGACCTCGCGCATGATCTGGAGCGGGAGGGTGGAGAGGCTGCCTTCTCCTTCGCCGCCGATGAGCTGGCGGCGCAGTTCGGCGCCGATATCCGCAAGCAATTGTCGGTGGCGGCGATCTCGGCATGGGCCGCGACACCCCATATCGGCGGCTCCTATTCCTATGCCGAGCCGGGCGCCTCCGATCTGCGCGGAGTGCTTGCCGCACCGCATGATGAACGGATCTTCTTTGCCGGCGAAGCCTGTTCGCGCGCGCGTTATTCGACGGCGCACGGCGCCTATGAGACCGGCGTCGCCGCAGCCGATCTGATCGCCGGCTCTCTTTCGAAAAATCAGTAG
- a CDS encoding aldo/keto reductase, with translation MDYRKLGPSGTVVTAYCLGTMTFGAEADEAASHRLLDDYFAWGGNFIDTADVYSAGKSEEIIGRWLKARPTEARQAIVATKGRFPMGNGPNDIGLSRRHLGQALDDSLRRLGLEQIDLYQMHAWDALTPIEETLRFLDDAVSSGKIGYYGFSNYVGWHIAKASEIAKARGYTRPVTLQPQYNLLVRDIELEIVAACQDAGMGLLPWSPLGGGWLTGKYKRDEMPTGATRLGENPNRGGESYAPRNAMERTWAIIAVVEEIAKAHGVSMAQVALAWTAAQPAITSVILGARTPEQLADNLGAMKLKLTNEDMARLNEVSAPQPFDYPYGKGGINQRHRKIEGGR, from the coding sequence ATGGATTATCGCAAGCTCGGTCCCAGCGGGACCGTCGTCACCGCCTATTGCCTGGGCACCATGACCTTTGGCGCGGAGGCCGACGAAGCGGCCTCGCACAGGCTGCTCGACGATTACTTCGCCTGGGGCGGCAATTTCATCGATACCGCCGATGTCTACAGCGCCGGCAAGTCGGAAGAGATCATCGGACGCTGGCTGAAGGCACGCCCGACCGAAGCCCGCCAGGCGATCGTCGCCACCAAGGGCCGTTTCCCGATGGGCAATGGACCGAACGATATCGGCCTGTCGCGCCGGCATCTCGGCCAGGCGCTCGACGATTCTCTGCGCCGCCTCGGCCTCGAGCAGATCGATCTCTACCAGATGCATGCCTGGGACGCGCTGACGCCGATCGAGGAGACGCTGCGCTTCCTCGACGATGCGGTTTCCTCAGGCAAGATCGGCTATTACGGCTTCTCCAACTATGTCGGCTGGCATATCGCCAAGGCCTCGGAGATCGCCAAGGCGCGCGGTTATACGCGCCCGGTGACGCTGCAGCCGCAATATAACCTGCTGGTGCGCGACATCGAACTCGAAATCGTCGCCGCCTGCCAGGATGCGGGCATGGGCCTGTTGCCCTGGTCGCCGCTTGGCGGCGGCTGGCTGACCGGCAAATACAAGCGCGACGAGATGCCGACCGGCGCCACCCGCCTCGGTGAAAACCCCAATCGCGGCGGCGAATCCTATGCGCCGCGCAATGCGATGGAACGCACCTGGGCGATCATCGCTGTTGTCGAGGAAATCGCCAAGGCGCACGGCGTCAGCATGGCGCAGGTGGCGCTCGCCTGGACGGCGGCGCAGCCGGCGATCACCTCGGTCATCCTCGGCGCCCGCACGCCGGAACAGCTGGCCGACAATCTCGGTGCCATGAAGCTCAAACTCACAAACGAAGACATGGCGAGACTGAATGAGGTCAGCGCCCCTCAGCCCTTCGACTATCCCTACGGCAAGGGCGGCATCAACCAGCGCCACCGCAAGATCGAAGGCGGCCGCTGA